In Aquiflexum balticum DSM 16537, a single genomic region encodes these proteins:
- a CDS encoding NUDIX hydrolase, whose translation MPFSKLKNRSIIEKKSDWPLVGSNGKFLFKRRDGFIPASLSLPVISDEAKRYMTILEEEIHAKFGGRLRTRVNGILIQDDKILMIKHNMGNGKFFWNVPGGGMKFGSSSVENLEREFLEETGIEITVENFLCTFEYLKPPLHAVELYFEVRQSGGILKMGIDPELPEDRQLITEIAFLDINNIQSIKNDEKHRLFWGIKSMNDVRLWKGYFNFENNYIK comes from the coding sequence ATGCCTTTTTCCAAATTAAAAAACCGATCCATCATCGAAAAAAAATCAGACTGGCCTTTAGTCGGTTCAAATGGAAAATTTCTTTTTAAAAGGAGGGATGGCTTTATCCCGGCTTCATTATCTTTACCTGTCATCAGTGACGAAGCTAAGAGATATATGACAATTTTGGAAGAGGAAATTCATGCTAAATTCGGAGGCAGGCTAAGAACGCGTGTAAACGGAATTTTAATCCAAGATGATAAGATCTTGATGATTAAGCATAATATGGGAAATGGAAAATTTTTCTGGAATGTGCCGGGCGGTGGAATGAAATTCGGAAGTTCCAGCGTAGAGAACCTGGAAAGAGAGTTTTTGGAGGAGACTGGTATTGAAATAACAGTTGAAAATTTTCTATGTACCTTCGAATACCTCAAACCTCCTCTTCATGCTGTCGAACTTTATTTTGAAGTCCGACAATCAGGTGGTATATTGAAAATGGGAATTGATCCCGAACTCCCTGAAGACCGACAGTTGATCACCGAAATTGCCTTTCTTGACATCAATAATATACAATCCATAAAAAATGATGAAAAACACCGACTATTTTGGGGAATAAAATCCATGAATGATGTGAGATTATGGAAAGGATATTTTAATTTTGAAAATAATTACATAAAATAG
- a CDS encoding ATP-dependent DNA helicase: MDRFFNLEKGIHSAFLLRGYAGTGKTSLISALVKSLPKLNLKSLLLAPTGRAAKVMGNYSNKSAFTIHKIIYKPKGELGDLGQGFTLQKNYYKDTLFIIDESSMLADEGSAGRSLLRDLIDFVFQESSNKLMMVGDIAQLPPVGSSLSPALDKDYLIRHFRLQTDGIELTEVMRQQLTSGILFNATEIRSQLWLENPMVQMVTKGFRDFFRMTGEKLEDGLRYAYNKYGVESTIIVTRSNKAAVQYNQYIRQTIHFFEDEINAGDMLMIVKNNYTYMAESDRVSFLANGDFAEVIKIRSFEDMYGLRFATLELRLIDYPDEPNFEAKIILDTLHSYHPSLTAEQYQSLYKQVSEDYADIANKSERVELIKKDSYLSALQVKFSYALTCHKAQGGQWDAVFVDQGYLTDEMINQDYLRWMYTAMTRAKKELFMVNFHSKFYINTNDLEN, encoded by the coding sequence ATGGATCGGTTTTTTAATTTGGAAAAAGGCATTCACTCAGCTTTTCTTTTGAGAGGTTATGCAGGAACAGGAAAAACTTCTTTGATTTCTGCCTTGGTAAAATCACTTCCTAAATTGAATTTGAAGTCCTTGCTACTTGCGCCAACAGGTAGGGCCGCTAAAGTGATGGGAAACTACAGCAACAAATCTGCATTTACCATTCATAAGATCATTTACAAACCCAAAGGAGAATTGGGGGATTTGGGGCAGGGTTTCACCTTACAGAAAAATTATTACAAAGACACGCTGTTTATCATCGATGAATCTTCCATGCTGGCAGATGAGGGAAGTGCAGGTAGAAGTTTATTAAGGGACCTGATTGATTTTGTCTTTCAAGAGTCCAGTAATAAATTGATGATGGTAGGAGATATTGCACAGCTGCCACCCGTAGGAAGTTCATTAAGTCCTGCTTTAGACAAAGATTATCTTATAAGGCATTTTCGATTGCAGACTGATGGTATAGAACTCACCGAAGTAATGAGGCAACAGTTGACATCAGGAATCCTGTTCAATGCTACTGAAATAAGGTCACAACTCTGGTTAGAAAACCCAATGGTGCAGATGGTCACAAAGGGATTCAGAGATTTTTTTAGAATGACGGGTGAAAAACTTGAGGATGGACTCAGATATGCTTATAATAAATATGGAGTCGAAAGCACCATTATCGTTACGAGATCCAATAAAGCGGCAGTTCAGTACAATCAATATATCAGGCAGACGATCCATTTTTTTGAAGATGAAATCAATGCCGGGGATATGTTGATGATTGTAAAAAACAATTATACCTATATGGCAGAATCCGATCGGGTAAGCTTTTTGGCAAATGGGGATTTTGCAGAAGTGATCAAAATCCGGTCTTTTGAAGACATGTATGGGTTAAGATTTGCAACTTTGGAATTGCGCTTGATTGATTATCCGGATGAACCAAATTTTGAAGCTAAAATTATTTTGGATACTTTACACAGTTATCACCCTTCTTTGACTGCTGAGCAGTATCAGTCTTTGTATAAACAGGTTTCTGAAGATTATGCCGATATTGCCAACAAATCTGAAAGAGTGGAATTGATTAAAAAAGATTCTTATCTTTCGGCATTGCAAGTTAAGTTTTCGTATGCATTGACATGTCACAAAGCCCAAGGTGGTCAATGGGATGCGGTTTTTGTAGATCAGGGATACCTTACGGACGAAATGATCAATCAAGATTACTTGAGATGGATGTACACTGCAATGACAAGAGCTAAGAAAGAACTGTTTATGGTGAACTTTCACTCCAAATTTTACATTAATACAAATGATTTAGAAAATTAA
- a CDS encoding DUF1573 domain-containing protein: protein MKKMILLMAVTLFTFAAYAQEKAGPVIEFQEKSIDFGDITQGDKVEHTFVFKNTGDTPLLIQNVAVTCGCTAPNWPKEPIAPGTTGELKVVFNSAGKMGKQNSVVRVYSNASEPIEKVSLISNVLPKGQK from the coding sequence ATGAAAAAGATGATTTTACTTATGGCGGTGACATTATTCACCTTTGCCGCCTATGCACAGGAAAAAGCTGGTCCTGTGATTGAATTTCAAGAAAAATCCATCGACTTTGGTGATATCACCCAAGGGGATAAAGTAGAACACACCTTTGTTTTTAAGAACACCGGTGACACGCCATTGCTGATTCAGAATGTGGCCGTAACCTGTGGCTGTACTGCTCCAAATTGGCCCAAAGAGCCTATTGCACCAGGAACTACGGGAGAATTGAAAGTGGTTTTTAATTCTGCCGGGAAAATGGGAAAGCAAAATTCAGTGGTAAGGGTTTACTCAAATGCTTCTGAACCTATTGAGAAAGTGTCGTTGATATCCAATGTTCTGCCAAAAGGACAAAAGTAA
- a CDS encoding DUF4377 domain-containing protein, translating into MKNTVIIYLGILLLATMSCKSNQDMVSQMVEEKVLWINSAKLPCSGVGPMSCLQIQEGYEIQEGKWQNFYSNIEGFDYQPGSIYQIKVSIFKLPDPIPADASSLGYKLVEIISQEPDRTLRLTDIWKVIEMGEIKNPMAREKALTMEINVSERRVFGFSGCNTFRGGIAKVTEKELIFGNLASTMMACGEQENKLERLMSDQLSATRNYTIENRNLFLRDEDGKLLMILLKVD; encoded by the coding sequence ATGAAAAATACAGTTATCATTTACTTGGGTATATTATTGCTTGCAACAATGTCCTGTAAATCCAACCAAGATATGGTATCTCAAATGGTAGAAGAAAAAGTCCTTTGGATAAATAGTGCTAAATTACCTTGTTCGGGAGTAGGGCCCATGTCCTGCCTTCAAATACAGGAGGGATACGAAATTCAGGAAGGAAAATGGCAGAATTTCTATTCAAATATTGAGGGCTTCGATTATCAGCCCGGCAGCATTTATCAGATTAAAGTCAGCATTTTTAAGCTCCCCGATCCCATTCCTGCCGATGCTTCAAGTTTGGGCTATAAGCTGGTAGAAATAATTTCACAGGAACCTGACAGAACACTGAGATTGACGGATATTTGGAAGGTCATAGAAATGGGTGAAATCAAGAATCCTATGGCAAGAGAAAAGGCATTGACTATGGAGATAAATGTATCAGAGAGAAGAGTTTTTGGGTTTTCGGGATGTAATACCTTTAGAGGGGGAATAGCCAAGGTTACAGAAAAAGAACTGATTTTTGGAAATCTTGCCAGTACTATGATGGCCTGTGGAGAGCAAGAAAATAAGCTTGAACGGCTGATGAGTGATCAATTATCTGCCACTAGGAATTATACCATTGAAAACCGAAATCTTTTTTTAAGAGACGAGGATGGCAAATTGTTGATGATCTTACTCAAAGTGGATTAA
- a CDS encoding SGNH/GDSL hydrolase family protein: MKHLAIILVLISSIYLNCLEKENPENLMEAKTYTYLALGDSYTIGEGVDEKGRYPNQTVELLKAKGWDFEKPTIIAKTGWTTDELKKGIENAEIEGNTYDLVTLLIGVNNQYRGRPLENYESEFKKLLQDAIRYANGNSNRVVVISIPDWGVTPFAVNRGSDQAKIAKEIDGFNAAKKSIANQLGVHYIDITEEYREIGALPEMVVSDNLHPSALVYGKWAQKLEKVILEKMVL, encoded by the coding sequence ATGAAGCATCTCGCCATTATTTTAGTGCTGATTTCATCCATATATTTAAATTGTTTGGAAAAAGAAAATCCAGAAAACCTGATGGAAGCAAAAACATATACTTATTTGGCTCTTGGAGATTCCTATACCATTGGGGAAGGAGTGGATGAAAAAGGCCGATATCCCAACCAAACTGTGGAATTACTTAAAGCAAAGGGATGGGATTTCGAAAAACCAACCATCATTGCCAAAACAGGTTGGACAACAGATGAATTGAAAAAAGGTATAGAAAACGCTGAAATAGAGGGAAATACCTATGATTTGGTCACTTTGCTGATTGGTGTCAACAACCAATACCGTGGAAGGCCCCTTGAAAATTATGAATCGGAATTCAAAAAGCTTCTTCAGGATGCCATTAGGTATGCAAATGGAAATTCAAACCGCGTCGTGGTGATTTCAATTCCTGATTGGGGGGTAACTCCTTTTGCTGTAAACAGGGGGTCTGATCAGGCTAAAATAGCAAAGGAAATAGATGGATTTAATGCAGCAAAAAAATCCATAGCAAACCAACTGGGGGTGCATTACATAGATATTACCGAGGAATACCGGGAAATTGGAGCTTTACCCGAAATGGTGGTTTCGGACAACCTTCATCCAAGTGCATTGGTTTATGGCAAGTGGGCTCAAAAGTTGGAAAAGGTAATTCTTGAAAAGATGGTGCTCTGA
- a CDS encoding S66 peptidase family protein, giving the protein MKKRQFLKSTLLGLGSLPLISNTHYNNYLKVIRPSPFQKGDLVGLISPSAATSERIQFDFAKESLEALGLQVRLGENLKNRRGHLAGTDEERANDFNGMFADPDIKAVICIRGGSGAARILDRIDYKAVQKNPKPLLGYSDITALHCAIYSQTGLITFHGPNGTGSWNSFNVGQFERMFFDQELMHFENEQVKGDDLIVKQNRIQVLRPGRAKGRILGGNLTVLTSISGTPYYPDFKDAILFIEDISEDPYKIDRMMSTLKLNGTLGKIKGFIFGQCTDCTPGGGYGSLTLDDILDDYILPLNIPAYKGAMIGHVAKQFIVPNGSEVEMDAASGTFKLTEHIFKS; this is encoded by the coding sequence ATGAAAAAACGTCAATTTCTCAAATCCACACTTTTAGGTCTAGGAAGTTTGCCATTAATTTCAAACACTCACTACAATAATTATTTAAAAGTGATTAGACCCTCCCCCTTCCAAAAAGGTGACCTCGTCGGTTTGATCAGCCCTTCTGCTGCCACTTCGGAGAGGATTCAGTTTGACTTTGCCAAAGAGTCATTGGAAGCGTTGGGATTACAGGTAAGGCTGGGAGAAAACCTGAAAAACCGCAGAGGACACTTGGCGGGAACTGATGAGGAGCGGGCCAATGATTTCAACGGGATGTTTGCCGATCCTGATATCAAAGCTGTCATCTGTATCAGGGGAGGTTCGGGTGCTGCCAGGATATTGGATAGAATTGACTACAAAGCCGTTCAAAAAAATCCCAAGCCCCTATTAGGCTATTCCGATATCACGGCATTGCATTGTGCCATTTACTCCCAGACCGGTTTGATCACCTTCCACGGACCAAACGGAACCGGCAGCTGGAACAGCTTTAATGTAGGACAGTTTGAACGGATGTTCTTTGATCAGGAATTGATGCATTTTGAAAATGAACAGGTCAAAGGCGATGATCTTATTGTCAAGCAAAACCGAATTCAGGTACTAAGGCCCGGTAGAGCAAAAGGCAGAATTCTGGGTGGAAACCTCACGGTATTAACTTCCATCTCGGGGACACCCTATTATCCTGATTTTAAAGATGCGATTCTATTCATTGAAGATATAAGCGAGGATCCTTATAAGATCGATAGGATGATGAGTACCCTAAAACTGAACGGGACTTTGGGTAAAATCAAAGGTTTCATCTTTGGTCAATGTACAGACTGCACACCGGGAGGCGGATATGGTTCTTTAACTTTGGATGATATTTTGGATGATTATATTTTGCCCTTAAATATCCCTGCCTACAAAGGGGCAATGATAGGGCATGTGGCCAAGCAATTTATTGTTCCGAATGGGTCAGAGGTAGAAATGGATGCAGCTTCAGGCACTTTCAAGCTGACCGAACATATCTTTAAATCTTAA
- a CDS encoding RNA polymerase sigma factor produces MIHPDQFYIIGLLENDKKVIEKIYQNFFNKIKWMIIKNNGSSDDASDIFQESLITIYNKAQKNDFQLTCPFEAFLLLVCRKKWLNILDKNKKFKVTNLEDDGYQFKEESHQLAEESILQEERLSLLTEKFALLGEACRQLLDLSWQGISMEEVAKSLGFTYGYARKKKSECVAKLVSLVKQSPGYQILKW; encoded by the coding sequence ATGATACATCCTGATCAGTTTTATATTATAGGACTTCTCGAAAATGACAAAAAAGTAATTGAAAAGATTTATCAAAACTTTTTCAACAAAATCAAATGGATGATAATTAAAAACAATGGGTCTTCAGATGATGCTTCTGATATCTTTCAAGAGTCATTGATTACCATTTATAATAAAGCTCAAAAGAATGATTTTCAGTTGACATGCCCATTTGAAGCATTTCTTTTGTTAGTATGTCGTAAAAAATGGCTTAATATACTTGACAAAAACAAAAAATTTAAGGTAACAAATCTTGAAGATGATGGATATCAGTTTAAGGAAGAAAGTCACCAATTAGCAGAGGAAAGTATTTTGCAAGAAGAGAGGTTAAGTCTGTTGACCGAAAAGTTTGCATTGTTGGGAGAGGCTTGCAGACAATTATTGGATTTGAGTTGGCAAGGAATCTCAATGGAAGAAGTTGCAAAGAGTCTTGGATTTACTTATGGTTACGCAAGGAAGAAAAAATCTGAGTGTGTTGCAAAATTGGTTTCATTGGTAAAACAATCGCCCGGTTATCAAATTCTTAAATGGTAA
- a CDS encoding tetratricopeptide repeat protein, producing the protein MDSNWIEIFEKYLNDNLSDQDRIEFEAKLSSDKELEESFLIYKSIEQEFGNSIRNKSKENELRGTLQSLSKEYSENTMISTSEKPKALIRIISLVSSIAASLILIFFVYNKYFGSEMDMQQIALSYFNSDLERIGQTMGSNKDSLQMGISFYNQKEYFKAVQVFENMIVSDPSNSEVIKNLGLSYLGLEEYDNALAQFEKLSQMEQLYSNPGQFYKALALLLRNESGDKNQAKELLQKVIDEDQEGSKNAKEWLEKF; encoded by the coding sequence ATGGATAGTAATTGGATAGAAATATTTGAAAAATACCTGAATGATAACCTCAGTGATCAGGATCGTATTGAATTTGAAGCAAAACTAAGTTCAGATAAGGAATTAGAAGAGTCTTTTTTGATATACAAATCGATTGAGCAGGAATTTGGAAATAGCATTAGGAATAAGTCGAAAGAAAATGAATTAAGGGGGACACTTCAGTCACTTTCAAAGGAATATTCTGAAAATACGATGATATCAACTTCTGAAAAGCCAAAAGCTTTAATTAGAATTATAAGTTTGGTTTCCAGCATTGCAGCCTCTTTGATTTTGATCTTTTTTGTTTACAACAAGTATTTTGGCAGTGAAATGGATATGCAACAAATTGCCCTTTCATATTTTAATTCAGACCTGGAAAGAATAGGTCAGACTATGGGCAGCAATAAGGATTCATTGCAAATGGGCATTTCCTTTTACAACCAAAAGGAGTATTTTAAAGCTGTTCAGGTCTTTGAAAACATGATAGTATCTGACCCTTCCAATTCGGAAGTCATAAAAAATCTTGGATTGAGCTACCTGGGTTTGGAGGAATATGACAATGCCCTGGCACAGTTTGAAAAATTAAGCCAGATGGAGCAACTTTATTCCAATCCAGGACAATTTTATAAAGCATTGGCTTTGTTGCTAAGGAATGAAAGTGGTGATAAAAACCAAGCTAAAGAATTGCTCCAAAAAGTAATTGATGAAGATCAAGAAGGTAGTAAGAATGCGAAGGAGTGGTTGGAGAAATTTTGA
- a CDS encoding PKD domain-containing protein, producing the protein MKSTKPIFHFIDTRVLMFLGLVSIVFLVFLSFRIKHFEPCQEPTISIREGKLYVGEIIQFKTQENEKKTGYEWDFGDDSPIKKLGSSVGHEFSKPGRYQVRVKLSDNCIAFSTVNIENPPVLVDEKRKVNFSGPETIEVGKSAEFFDNTENATTWEWRFGESNKVDATSQKANYTYKKAGSKKVILTVNGNVYGEKIILVTEKPIVKTTAKPVNNGQAKPFPKIEPQLPKIDQKPSDVEKTPETIEVPKIAENEVINKFLMDLAEAGQSTKSLSKFFCDPENLKLFYKGESIRVGQLDKELSKLRRSQQIENLRIQTHRSGENNCVIILQITLNK; encoded by the coding sequence ATGAAATCAACAAAACCTATCTTTCACTTTATTGATACTAGAGTACTCATGTTTCTAGGACTTGTTTCTATTGTTTTTTTAGTCTTTTTATCCTTTAGAATTAAGCATTTCGAGCCATGTCAAGAACCAACCATTTCCATAAGAGAGGGCAAATTATATGTCGGTGAGATTATCCAGTTTAAAACCCAAGAAAACGAAAAAAAAACAGGATATGAGTGGGATTTTGGCGATGATTCGCCCATTAAAAAACTCGGATCTTCAGTTGGACACGAATTTTCCAAACCTGGAAGATATCAGGTTAGGGTTAAATTATCTGATAATTGTATAGCTTTTTCAACTGTTAATATTGAGAATCCGCCTGTTTTAGTAGATGAAAAACGAAAGGTCAATTTTTCGGGACCTGAAACCATTGAAGTTGGAAAATCTGCTGAATTTTTTGATAATACCGAAAATGCCACGACTTGGGAATGGAGGTTTGGTGAATCCAATAAGGTAGATGCTACAAGTCAAAAGGCCAATTATACTTATAAAAAGGCGGGCTCCAAGAAAGTTATTTTAACTGTTAATGGAAATGTTTATGGTGAGAAAATCATCTTGGTTACAGAGAAGCCAATAGTAAAAACTACTGCAAAACCTGTAAATAATGGACAAGCTAAACCATTTCCAAAAATTGAGCCTCAATTGCCAAAAATTGATCAGAAACCAAGTGATGTGGAAAAAACCCCGGAAACTATAGAAGTGCCAAAAATAGCTGAGAATGAAGTAATAAATAAATTTTTGATGGATTTGGCAGAAGCAGGCCAAAGTACAAAAAGTCTTTCAAAATTTTTCTGTGATCCCGAAAACCTCAAATTGTTCTACAAAGGGGAATCTATAAGAGTTGGTCAATTGGATAAAGAACTGAGCAAACTCAGGCGAAGCCAACAGATTGAAAATTTGAGAATACAAACACATAGAAGTGGTGAAAACAATTGTGTCATTATACTTCAAATTACTCTAAATAAATAA
- a CDS encoding ATP-dependent Clp protease ATP-binding subunit, translating into METIEIQWKLSDDIKGIIGIAQALAKESMNKYFGAPHLLKATLHKESGLRTILADIGQDIFYLEDWADVRIENCPKVFPIPNVIESSHANSDIFQEAEDLRLKFGLEEISPMLLLIALVTPGVAFSFEQLKTLPLQREILMDAYGKKVEIKSIVAHKTNSSNSQNQVKSNQALLKYCIDKSSMAKQGKLEPIVGRENEVRTISEIICRRSKPNVMLVGDPGVGKSALIDGFVLSLETGNTPALLKNSKVFELDLGSLVAGASYKGEIEERLKQILNEIKQYEKTILFIDEIHVLLDRQSNAAGSANFLKPELARGELTVIGATTPEEFRKFIEADEAFNRRFEMLKVEEPSKESCFHMVKAIIPRYEKHHGLTVPDECISESINLAKRYTKERKLPDVAIDLLDRSLASLRMINETGEISIQMALEEFSNRCQEEDEGLKYGLEDWKWYLEQMKQQVSPILWNKALPNQENGISNEVDSLKQKIQKNLEELKQAVSIPNSTLSIADLRALVSVKTGIPLGKLQSHEKDRLLNMEEKLKERVIGQDHAISSISDAVLESRAGLGKPGQPIGSFFFLGPTGTGKTELAKSMAEFLFQEESAMIRFDMSEFKEEHSAALLYGAPPGYVGYEEGGLLVNKIRQKPYSVVLFDEIEKAHASVFDIFLQILDEGKLHDKLGKEGDFSNALIIFTSNIGSQFVVQKFNDGDIPNTAELLDKMSGYFRPEFLGRLTEIVPFSPMKKEMVQKILKNQLKDIFTFLNKEGITLQISQEAFSRLAELGFNPVYGARPLAGIVRSEVRRPLSKMLIKGELKAGNTLDLNLGDEGDFQWAIK; encoded by the coding sequence ATGGAAACAATAGAAATTCAATGGAAACTGTCTGATGACATCAAAGGCATAATTGGAATAGCACAAGCCTTGGCAAAAGAAAGTATGAACAAATACTTTGGTGCCCCTCACTTGCTGAAAGCTACCTTACACAAAGAATCAGGTTTGAGAACCATATTGGCTGATATAGGTCAGGATATTTTTTATCTGGAGGATTGGGCAGATGTAAGGATTGAAAACTGCCCAAAAGTATTTCCAATTCCAAACGTGATAGAATCCTCACATGCCAATTCTGATATTTTTCAAGAAGCGGAGGATTTAAGGTTAAAATTTGGACTTGAGGAAATCAGCCCGATGCTTTTGCTTATCGCATTGGTAACTCCTGGGGTGGCTTTTTCATTTGAACAGTTAAAAACTTTACCCCTTCAAAGGGAAATATTAATGGATGCGTACGGGAAAAAAGTTGAAATCAAGTCCATTGTAGCACACAAGACAAATTCATCCAACAGCCAAAATCAAGTAAAATCCAATCAGGCATTGTTAAAATATTGCATTGACAAATCATCAATGGCAAAACAAGGAAAGCTTGAACCGATTGTTGGAAGGGAAAATGAGGTCAGGACCATATCGGAGATAATTTGTCGCAGATCTAAACCCAATGTAATGCTGGTAGGGGACCCAGGAGTAGGGAAATCTGCCCTAATTGATGGGTTTGTGCTATCCTTAGAAACTGGAAATACCCCGGCATTGCTTAAAAATTCCAAAGTTTTCGAATTGGACTTGGGTTCATTGGTAGCCGGTGCATCTTACAAAGGTGAAATCGAAGAAAGGCTAAAGCAAATTTTAAATGAAATCAAGCAATATGAAAAAACAATTTTATTTATAGATGAAATCCATGTTTTGCTTGATCGACAGAGCAATGCGGCGGGAAGTGCGAATTTTTTAAAACCAGAACTGGCCAGGGGCGAACTCACAGTCATTGGCGCAACGACGCCGGAAGAGTTTAGAAAATTTATAGAAGCCGATGAAGCCTTTAACAGAAGATTTGAGATGCTTAAGGTTGAAGAACCTTCCAAAGAATCTTGCTTCCATATGGTGAAAGCGATCATTCCAAGATATGAAAAGCATCATGGTCTGACTGTTCCAGACGAATGTATTTCAGAATCAATAAACCTGGCAAAAAGATATACAAAGGAAAGAAAACTTCCTGATGTGGCGATTGATCTTTTGGATCGATCACTTGCTTCTCTTAGAATGATCAATGAAACAGGAGAAATATCAATTCAGATGGCTCTGGAAGAGTTTTCTAATCGGTGTCAGGAAGAGGATGAAGGTTTAAAATATGGACTGGAAGATTGGAAATGGTATTTAGAGCAAATGAAACAACAGGTTAGTCCAATTTTATGGAATAAAGCCTTACCCAATCAGGAAAATGGAATTTCAAATGAAGTGGATTCCTTGAAACAAAAAATCCAAAAGAATTTAGAAGAACTGAAACAAGCTGTATCCATTCCAAACAGTACATTGTCTATTGCAGATTTGAGAGCTTTGGTGTCTGTAAAAACCGGGATTCCATTGGGAAAGCTTCAGAGTCATGAAAAAGACAGACTGCTAAATATGGAAGAAAAGCTTAAAGAAAGGGTAATTGGACAGGACCATGCCATCAGTTCAATTTCAGATGCGGTTTTGGAGTCACGGGCAGGTCTTGGAAAACCAGGTCAACCCATAGGATCCTTTTTCTTTTTGGGGCCGACCGGTACAGGAAAGACAGAACTTGCAAAATCAATGGCAGAATTTCTGTTTCAGGAAGAGTCAGCAATGATCCGATTCGACATGTCAGAGTTCAAGGAAGAGCATTCAGCAGCTTTGCTTTACGGTGCCCCTCCCGGATATGTCGGATATGAGGAAGGTGGATTGTTGGTCAACAAAATCCGACAAAAGCCTTATTCGGTGGTATTGTTTGATGAAATTGAAAAAGCCCATGCATCAGTCTTTGACATTTTCCTGCAGATTTTGGATGAAGGCAAGTTACATGACAAGTTGGGCAAGGAGGGGGATTTTTCGAATGCCCTGATCATTTTCACATCCAATATCGGCAGTCAGTTTGTGGTCCAAAAATTTAATGATGGTGATATTCCAAACACCGCCGAGCTTTTGGATAAAATGTCCGGGTATTTTAGACCTGAATTTCTTGGCAGATTGACAGAGATAGTTCCATTTTCTCCCATGAAAAAGGAGATGGTCCAAAAAATCCTAAAAAATCAATTAAAGGATATTTTCACTTTTTTAAATAAAGAAGGAATTACACTTCAAATTTCTCAGGAAGCCTTTAGTAGGTTGGCAGAACTTGGATTTAACCCTGTTTATGGTGCAAGACCTTTGGCGGGAATCGTAAGATCTGAGGTTCGGAGACCTTTGTCAAAAATGCTGATCAAAGGGGAGCTGAAAGCAGGAAATACACTTGACTTGAATTTGGGTGATGAAGGGGACTTCCAATGGGCAATCAAATAG
- a CDS encoding type VI secretion system contractile sheath small subunit, with translation MATEKYSIGGTVLENEAFEAFADIPQNRVLLAEKLTNRAPVRPEVVGGLTNIDEVFEHFKPEVEVEFETEAGTSQKEMMRFRGLGDFGIKGITPQSTLLNDLTLKREQFQKINKQLKTNKLLKQALSDSTTKESLILALNALIQELETSK, from the coding sequence ATGGCAACTGAAAAATATAGCATTGGCGGTACTGTTCTTGAAAATGAAGCTTTTGAAGCTTTTGCGGACATTCCCCAAAACAGGGTACTTCTTGCGGAAAAATTGACAAACCGTGCTCCGGTTAGACCTGAAGTTGTAGGCGGATTAACCAATATTGATGAAGTTTTTGAACATTTCAAACCTGAAGTTGAGGTTGAATTCGAGACAGAAGCAGGCACGTCCCAAAAGGAAATGATGAGGTTCAGAGGTCTGGGGGATTTTGGAATTAAGGGTATTACCCCTCAAAGCACACTTTTAAATGACCTCACGCTAAAAAGAGAACAATTCCAAAAAATCAATAAACAGCTTAAAACCAATAAGCTATTGAAGCAGGCTCTTTCGGATAGCACAACCAAGGAAAGTTTGATTTTGGCCTTGAATGCGCTTATCCAGGAATTGGAAACCTCGAAGTGA